A genome region from Geobacter pickeringii includes the following:
- a CDS encoding DUF1858 domain-containing protein: MSQQFTKDMTFAQALQANPEVAKVLRKYNLGCIGCMGAQNETLEQGCSAHGLDVNDILRDLNAIG; encoded by the coding sequence ATGAGCCAGCAGTTCACCAAGGATATGACGTTCGCCCAAGCCCTTCAGGCCAATCCCGAAGTGGCCAAGGTACTTCGCAAGTACAATCTCGGCTGCATCGGCTGCATGGGGGCCCAGAACGAGACCCTCGAGCAGGGGTGCAGCGCCCACGGCCTCGATGTGAACGATATCCTGAGAGACCTGAACGCCATCGGGTAG
- the greA gene encoding transcription elongation factor GreA → MSHSVPMTKESYEALQEELKRLIREERPRVIQDIAEARSHGDLSENAEYDAAKNRQAFIEGRIQELQGKLARAYVVDLTGMKPDKVVFGATVTLYDTASEEEVTYKIVGEEEADIKLGKISCTSPVGKALIGHKLDDSVKIKVPSGLTREYEIIDIKYL, encoded by the coding sequence ATGTCCCATTCAGTCCCGATGACCAAGGAAAGTTACGAGGCGCTCCAGGAGGAGCTCAAACGGCTGATCCGCGAGGAGCGGCCCCGGGTGATCCAGGATATCGCCGAGGCCCGCAGCCATGGCGACCTCTCCGAGAACGCAGAATACGATGCGGCAAAGAACCGGCAGGCGTTCATCGAGGGGCGCATCCAGGAGCTTCAGGGAAAGCTTGCCCGGGCCTATGTGGTGGACCTTACCGGGATGAAGCCCGACAAGGTGGTCTTCGGCGCCACCGTCACCCTCTACGACACCGCCTCCGAGGAGGAGGTCACCTACAAGATCGTCGGTGAGGAAGAGGCCGACATCAAGCTCGGGAAGATCTCCTGCACCTCACCGGTGGGGAAGGCCCTCATCGGCCACAAGCTCGACGACAGCGTCAAGATCAAGGTGCCGTCGGGGCTCACCAGGGAATACGAGATCATCGACATCAAGTACCTCTGA
- the carB gene encoding carbamoyl-phosphate synthase large subunit, producing MPKRTDIKKILIIGAGPIVIGQACEFDYSGTQACKALKEEGFEVVLLNSNPATIMTDPDFADRTYVEPVTPEVLAKIIEKERPDAVLPTLGGQTALNTAVAVAENGTLEKFGVELIGAKLPAIKKAEDRTLFKEAMEKIGLSVPRSGLAHNYTEAMEVIKTVGFPAIIRPSFTLGGTGGGIAYNMEEYEKMAVGGIDASPTDEILVEESVIGWKEYELEVMRDTADNVVIICSIENFDPMGVHTGDSITVAPAQTLTDKEYQILRDAALKIIREIGVDTGGSNIQFGINPQNGRLVVIEMNPRVSRSSALASKATGFPIAKIAAKLAVGYTLDEIRNDITRETPACFEPTIDYVVTKIPRFTFEKFPAADATLTTQMKSVGEVMAIGRTFKESFQKALRSLEIGSAGFESRLFTNGDTRRALTAKEQQLLHDKLRVPNWERLWYLGDAFRSGMSIDEIFQLTAIDPWFLHNIRQIIEKEEVLRKVDPAAEARASLAAIVREAKQYGFSDKMLGRFWGKGDEEIRQLRLSLGVKPVFKRVDTCAAEFVAYTPYLYSTYEEECEAEVTDRKKIMILGGGPNRIGQGIEFDYCCVHGVFALAEDGYETIMVNCNPETVSTDYDTSDRLYFEPLTYEDVLSIVDLEKPKGVIVQFGGQTPLKLAVALEKAGVPIIGTSPDAIDRAEDRERFQEMLHKLNLVQPENGTARSFEEAEEVANRIGYPVVVRPSYVLGGRAMEIVYDVENLRRYMTTAVQASPEHPILIDKFLDKAIEIDVDALCDGTEVVIGGIMEHIEEAGIHSGDSACSLPPYSISPELINEIRRQTELMALELNVKGLMNVQYAIKDGTIYILEVNPRASRTAPFVSKATGRPLAKIAARVMAGKSLKELGVAGDIVPKHMSVKEAVFPFVKFPGVDTILGPEMKSTGEVMGIGPDFATAFAKAQLGANVKLPRSGKVFISLHDADKKLIVDSAKKLYNAGFKLVATRGTATYLQEKGVTVEVINKVLEGRPHVVDAIKNGQICMVLNTTQGAQAVADSFSIRREALMHNVAYFTTVAGANAVADGIVAMLNGELDVKPLQEYLG from the coding sequence ATGCCCAAACGTACCGACATCAAAAAGATCCTTATCATCGGCGCCGGCCCCATCGTCATCGGCCAGGCGTGCGAGTTCGACTACTCTGGCACCCAGGCGTGCAAGGCGCTGAAGGAGGAAGGGTTCGAGGTGGTGCTTCTGAACAGCAACCCGGCCACCATCATGACCGACCCCGACTTCGCCGACCGGACCTACGTGGAGCCGGTAACCCCGGAGGTTCTGGCCAAGATCATCGAGAAGGAGCGCCCCGATGCGGTGCTCCCCACCCTGGGCGGCCAGACGGCCCTGAACACCGCCGTGGCGGTGGCAGAGAACGGCACCCTTGAGAAGTTCGGCGTGGAGCTCATCGGCGCCAAGCTCCCGGCCATCAAGAAGGCCGAGGACCGGACCCTCTTCAAGGAGGCCATGGAAAAGATCGGCCTCTCGGTCCCCCGCTCGGGCCTGGCCCACAACTACACCGAGGCGATGGAGGTGATCAAGACGGTGGGCTTTCCAGCCATCATCCGCCCCTCCTTCACCCTGGGCGGCACCGGCGGCGGCATCGCCTACAACATGGAAGAGTACGAGAAGATGGCCGTGGGGGGGATCGACGCCTCCCCAACCGACGAGATCCTGGTGGAGGAGTCGGTCATCGGCTGGAAGGAGTACGAGCTGGAGGTGATGCGCGATACCGCCGACAATGTCGTCATCATCTGTTCCATCGAGAATTTTGACCCCATGGGGGTCCACACCGGCGACTCCATCACCGTGGCCCCGGCCCAGACCCTGACCGACAAGGAGTATCAGATCCTCCGGGACGCGGCCCTCAAGATCATCCGCGAGATCGGCGTGGACACCGGCGGTTCCAATATTCAGTTCGGGATCAACCCCCAGAACGGCCGCCTCGTGGTCATCGAGATGAACCCGCGGGTCTCCCGCTCCTCGGCCCTGGCCTCCAAGGCCACCGGTTTCCCCATCGCCAAGATCGCGGCGAAGCTTGCCGTGGGCTACACCCTGGACGAGATCCGCAACGACATCACCCGCGAGACCCCGGCCTGCTTCGAGCCGACCATCGACTACGTGGTGACCAAGATCCCGCGCTTCACCTTCGAGAAGTTCCCGGCTGCCGACGCGACGCTCACCACCCAGATGAAGTCGGTGGGGGAGGTCATGGCCATCGGCCGGACCTTCAAGGAGTCGTTCCAGAAGGCGCTCCGCTCCCTGGAGATCGGCTCGGCCGGGTTCGAGTCGAGGCTCTTTACCAACGGCGACACCCGCCGGGCCCTGACCGCCAAGGAACAGCAGCTTCTCCACGACAAGCTCCGGGTTCCCAACTGGGAGCGGCTCTGGTATCTGGGGGATGCCTTCCGCAGCGGCATGTCCATTGACGAGATTTTCCAGCTCACCGCCATCGATCCGTGGTTCCTCCACAATATCCGGCAGATAATCGAGAAGGAAGAAGTGCTGCGCAAGGTCGACCCTGCGGCCGAGGCGCGAGCGAGCCTCGCTGCCATCGTCCGCGAGGCCAAGCAATACGGCTTCTCCGACAAGATGCTCGGCCGATTCTGGGGGAAGGGGGACGAGGAGATCCGCCAGCTTCGCCTCTCGCTGGGCGTCAAGCCCGTGTTCAAGCGGGTCGACACCTGCGCCGCCGAGTTTGTCGCCTACACCCCGTACCTCTACTCCACCTATGAGGAAGAGTGCGAGGCCGAGGTGACCGACCGGAAGAAGATCATGATCCTCGGCGGCGGCCCCAACCGAATCGGCCAGGGGATCGAGTTCGACTACTGCTGCGTCCACGGGGTCTTCGCCCTGGCCGAGGACGGCTACGAGACCATCATGGTCAACTGCAACCCGGAGACGGTTTCCACCGACTATGACACCTCCGACCGTCTCTACTTCGAGCCCCTGACCTACGAGGACGTCCTTTCCATCGTCGACCTGGAGAAGCCGAAAGGGGTCATCGTCCAGTTCGGCGGCCAGACCCCCCTGAAGCTCGCCGTGGCCCTGGAGAAGGCTGGAGTCCCCATCATCGGCACCTCGCCGGACGCCATCGACCGGGCCGAGGACCGGGAGCGCTTCCAGGAGATGCTCCACAAGCTGAACCTCGTGCAGCCCGAGAACGGCACTGCCCGCTCCTTCGAGGAGGCGGAAGAGGTGGCCAACCGGATCGGTTATCCCGTGGTGGTTCGCCCTTCCTACGTCCTCGGCGGCCGGGCCATGGAGATCGTCTACGACGTGGAGAACCTCCGCCGCTACATGACCACCGCCGTCCAGGCGTCGCCGGAGCACCCGATCCTCATCGACAAGTTCCTGGACAAGGCAATCGAGATCGATGTGGATGCTCTCTGCGACGGGACCGAGGTGGTCATTGGCGGGATCATGGAGCACATCGAGGAGGCGGGGATCCACTCGGGCGACTCGGCCTGTTCGCTGCCGCCGTATTCCATCTCCCCGGAACTGATCAACGAAATCCGTCGCCAGACGGAGCTCATGGCCCTGGAGTTGAACGTCAAGGGACTCATGAACGTCCAGTACGCCATCAAGGACGGAACCATCTACATCCTGGAGGTGAACCCTCGCGCCTCCCGAACCGCCCCCTTCGTCTCCAAGGCCACGGGGCGCCCCTTGGCAAAGATCGCGGCCCGGGTCATGGCAGGTAAGAGCCTGAAAGAGCTTGGCGTCGCCGGCGACATCGTGCCGAAGCACATGTCGGTCAAGGAGGCGGTCTTCCCCTTCGTCAAGTTCCCCGGTGTCGATACCATCCTGGGGCCGGAGATGAAGTCCACCGGCGAGGTGATGGGGATCGGCCCCGACTTCGCCACCGCCTTCGCCAAGGCCCAGCTCGGCGCCAACGTGAAGCTCCCCCGGTCGGGGAAGGTCTTCATCAGCCTCCACGACGCCGACAAGAAACTTATTGTCGACTCGGCCAAAAAACTCTATAATGCCGGTTTTAAGCTCGTTGCCACCCGCGGTACCGCCACCTACCTGCAGGAGAAGGGGGTCACGGTGGAGGTGATCAACAAGGTTTTGGAGGGGCGCCCCCACGTGGTGGACGCCATCAAGAATGGCCAGATATGCATGGTGCTCAACACCACCCAGGGAGCCCAGGCCGTGGCCGATTCCTTCTCCATCCGGCGCGAGGCCCTCATGCACAACGTGGCGTACTTCACCACGGTCGCCGGGGCCAACGCGGTGGCGGACGGCATTGTCGCCATGCTCAATGGCGAGCTTGACGTGAAACCCCTTCAGGAGTACCTGGGGTAA
- a CDS encoding radical SAM protein, producing the protein MRYIDLYQSGELLQRVKAAYARLRSCDLCPHDCRVNRLTGETGLCRAGWRPRIASANAHHGEEPPISGTKGSGTIFLSWCSLLCRFCQNFPISQQGNGTDLTTRELAERMLGLQKRGVHNINFVTPTHFLPQILAALWLAIPRGFRLPLVWNSSGYEKVNALRLLDGIVDIYLPDMKYVAEEPALRFSSAPGYREVNRQAVTEMLRQVGHLELDDEGVAVRGLIIRHLVLPEGGAGSGETLRWIAASLGTETHIALMNQFFPAHRAAETPGIHRKITDEEYDEAVEALEEAGLENGWVQD; encoded by the coding sequence ATGCGGTACATCGATCTTTACCAATCAGGCGAATTATTGCAGCGGGTCAAGGCGGCCTACGCACGGCTCCGCTCCTGTGATCTCTGTCCCCACGACTGCCGGGTGAACCGGCTGACCGGCGAGACCGGCCTCTGTCGGGCGGGGTGGCGGCCGCGAATCGCCTCGGCCAACGCCCACCACGGAGAAGAGCCCCCTATTTCCGGAACGAAGGGGTCGGGGACGATCTTTCTCTCCTGGTGCAGCCTCCTCTGCCGGTTCTGCCAGAATTTCCCCATCAGCCAGCAGGGGAACGGGACGGACCTGACGACACGGGAGTTGGCGGAGCGGATGCTCGGGCTGCAGAAGCGCGGGGTGCACAACATCAACTTCGTCACCCCGACCCACTTCCTGCCGCAGATCCTGGCGGCGCTCTGGTTGGCCATTCCCCGCGGATTCCGGCTCCCCCTCGTCTGGAACTCCAGCGGCTACGAGAAGGTGAACGCCCTCCGGCTTCTGGACGGCATCGTGGATATCTACCTGCCGGACATGAAATATGTGGCGGAAGAGCCGGCGCTCCGGTTTTCATCGGCCCCCGGCTACCGGGAGGTGAACCGGCAGGCGGTGACCGAGATGCTCCGCCAGGTGGGGCACTTGGAGTTGGACGATGAGGGGGTCGCGGTGCGCGGCCTCATCATCCGTCACCTGGTACTGCCGGAGGGGGGCGCCGGGAGCGGCGAGACCCTCCGCTGGATCGCCGCGAGCCTGGGCACCGAGACCCACATCGCCCTGATGAACCAGTTTTTCCCGGCCCACCGGGCTGCCGAGACGCCGGGGATCCACCGCAAGATCACGGACGAGGAGTACGACGAGGCGGTGGAAGCCCTGGAGGAAGCGGGCTTGGAAAACGGCTGGGTACAGGATTGA
- the carA gene encoding glutamine-hydrolyzing carbamoyl-phosphate synthase small subunit: MKAILALADGRIFEGKSFGASGETTGEVVFNTAMTGYQEVLTDPSYRGQMVTMTYTQMGNTGINPEDIESKQLYLSGFIVKEYHDCYSNWRATMSLDAYLKENGVVGIQGLDTRALTRHLRDKGAQNGIISTVDFDHESLVKKARAVPSMAGLDLASGVTCDKPYHWTEKLWDLEAGYTAVAPAELKYKVVAYDFGIKYNILRCLVSAGCDVTVVPATFPAEEALAMNPDGIFLSNGPGDPEPMTTVIGNIKKFVGKKPIFGICLGHQLLGLALGGKTMKLKFGNHGSNLPVMDLDTRKVEITAQNHGFSVDIVSLGHACELAHENLNDQTVEGMKHTELPIFSVQHHPEASPGPHDSHYLFGRFVELMAQHKS, from the coding sequence ATGAAAGCAATCCTAGCGCTCGCCGACGGGCGCATCTTCGAAGGAAAATCGTTCGGGGCCAGTGGCGAGACCACCGGTGAGGTGGTCTTCAACACCGCCATGACCGGCTACCAGGAGGTCCTGACCGATCCCTCCTACCGTGGCCAGATGGTCACCATGACCTACACCCAGATGGGGAACACCGGCATCAACCCGGAGGATATCGAGAGCAAGCAGCTCTATCTTTCGGGCTTCATCGTCAAGGAGTACCACGACTGCTACTCCAACTGGCGGGCCACCATGAGCCTCGACGCCTACCTCAAGGAGAACGGTGTGGTGGGCATCCAGGGGCTCGATACCCGCGCGCTCACCCGGCATCTGCGGGACAAGGGGGCCCAGAACGGGATTATCTCAACCGTGGACTTCGACCACGAGAGCCTCGTGAAAAAGGCTCGTGCCGTGCCGAGCATGGCCGGCCTCGACCTCGCCTCCGGCGTCACCTGCGACAAGCCCTACCATTGGACCGAGAAGCTCTGGGACCTGGAGGCGGGGTACACCGCCGTGGCACCCGCGGAGTTGAAGTACAAGGTGGTGGCCTATGACTTCGGCATCAAGTACAACATCCTTCGCTGCCTCGTCTCGGCCGGCTGCGACGTAACCGTGGTTCCCGCCACCTTCCCGGCGGAAGAGGCCCTAGCCATGAATCCCGACGGCATCTTCCTCAGTAACGGCCCCGGAGACCCGGAGCCGATGACCACCGTCATCGGGAACATCAAAAAGTTTGTGGGCAAGAAGCCGATCTTCGGCATCTGTCTCGGGCACCAGCTCCTGGGCCTGGCGTTGGGGGGCAAGACCATGAAGCTCAAGTTCGGCAACCACGGCTCCAACCTGCCGGTCATGGACCTGGACACCCGCAAGGTGGAGATCACCGCCCAGAACCACGGCTTCTCGGTGGACATCGTGTCGCTCGGCCACGCCTGCGAACTGGCCCACGAGAATTTGAACGACCAGACCGTGGAGGGGATGAAGCACACGGAACTTCCCATCTTCTCGGTGCAGCATCACCCGGAGGCGTCGCCGGGCCCCCACGATTCCCACTACCTGTTCGGTCGGTTCGTGGAGTTGATGGCGCAGCATAAATCGTAG